The Arthrobacter russicus genome has a segment encoding these proteins:
- a CDS encoding O-methyltransferase, which produces MSADKSNSWSYTEGLPVEDETLLRARERSHELGAHAVTAATGALLSVLAASSKAQTAVEIGAGAGISGVYLLRGLPTSAVLTSIDGDVEHLKAAREAFSEAGFPANRTRTISGRASDVLPRLTDAAYDLVLVNADKAGYPGYVEQAIRLLKSGGLLIVNDALDKDRVAEPAVREASTVVLRQVGKSIREDERLISTMLPTGDGVLLAVKR; this is translated from the coding sequence ATGAGCGCGGACAAATCCAACAGCTGGTCGTACACCGAAGGTCTCCCCGTCGAGGATGAGACGTTGCTGCGCGCGCGGGAACGGTCGCACGAATTGGGCGCGCACGCGGTCACTGCGGCGACCGGCGCGCTGCTGAGCGTGCTGGCGGCGTCCTCCAAAGCCCAGACCGCGGTGGAAATCGGTGCTGGCGCCGGAATTTCCGGCGTGTATTTGCTGCGAGGGCTGCCCACGTCCGCGGTGCTGACCAGCATCGACGGGGATGTGGAACACCTCAAAGCAGCCCGGGAAGCATTCTCCGAAGCCGGCTTCCCGGCCAACCGCACACGCACGATCAGCGGGCGGGCCTCCGATGTGCTGCCGCGTTTGACTGATGCCGCATACGATCTGGTGCTGGTGAATGCGGACAAAGCGGGCTACCCCGGATACGTGGAACAGGCGATCCGGCTGCTCAAATCCGGCGGCCTGTTGATCGTGAACGACGCCCTGGACAAAGACCGGGTTGCCGAACCCGCAGTGCGGGAAGCCAGCACCGTGGTACTCCGGCAGGTCGGAAAGTCGATCCGGGAGGACGAACGCCTGATTTCCACGATGCTGCCGACCGGAGACGGCGTGCTCCTAGCCGTCAAACGCTGA
- a CDS encoding twin-arginine translocase TatA/TatE family subunit: MFNINGFEFLIIGIIAVLVIGPKRLPEYTQKFRNFVREARRMASGARETIKEESGVDLDSIDWQKLDPRQYDPRRIIREALLDDEVKPVSAAAPAAIEAAPAPVPSREIERLAAGQRAPWDAEAT, translated from the coding sequence ATGTTTAACATCAACGGCTTCGAGTTCCTGATCATCGGCATCATCGCGGTGCTGGTCATCGGGCCCAAACGGTTGCCCGAATACACGCAGAAGTTCCGGAACTTCGTCCGGGAAGCCCGTCGGATGGCCAGCGGAGCCCGCGAGACGATCAAAGAAGAGTCCGGCGTGGACTTGGACAGCATCGACTGGCAGAAGCTGGACCCCCGGCAGTACGACCCGCGCCGGATCATCCGCGAAGCGCTGCTGGACGATGAGGTGAAACCGGTTTCCGCCGCGGCGCCGGCCGCGATCGAAGCGGCGCCGGCGCCCGTCCCGTCCCGGGAAATCGAACGGCTGGCGGCCGGCCAACGCGCGCCCTGGGACGCCGAAGCCACCTGA
- a CDS encoding general stress protein — protein sequence MSNLFGSARALADPRSVPEGDTVGSYTSYLDAQKAVDYLADQQFPVQKVSIVGNDLKMVERVTGRLSYPKVALNGALTGLWFGLFVGVLLSFFNSTSGGSLLSIPIAMLLGAAFWMLFGIVTYAAQRGKRDFTSTSQVLASSYDVIVAREASMEAQRLLQNLPMAKAGVPAQTPPYQANPQYRPGTDRDSRPVQGGPVQGGQPGVAPQRPEGWTDPYGSGGQGAGTPSAGQQAQPTPETAPAPVVRGAEGGTAPGKFPDLPDGRPQYGVRIDPEPKPAEAEAAAEPKNPEPKNAPGGMAQ from the coding sequence ATGTCGAACCTCTTTGGAAGCGCCCGTGCACTGGCCGATCCGCGCAGCGTCCCGGAAGGGGACACGGTAGGCAGCTACACCTCGTATCTGGATGCGCAGAAGGCTGTCGACTACTTGGCGGACCAGCAGTTCCCGGTGCAGAAGGTGTCGATCGTCGGCAATGACCTGAAGATGGTGGAGCGGGTCACCGGCCGGTTGAGCTATCCCAAAGTAGCGCTCAACGGTGCGTTGACCGGTCTCTGGTTCGGTCTGTTCGTCGGTGTGTTGCTCTCTTTCTTCAACTCGACGAGCGGCGGGTCCTTGCTGTCGATCCCGATCGCGATGTTGCTCGGCGCGGCCTTTTGGATGCTGTTCGGCATCGTCACCTACGCCGCCCAGCGCGGCAAGCGCGACTTCACTTCGACCTCTCAGGTGCTCGCGTCGAGCTACGACGTGATCGTGGCGCGGGAGGCCTCGATGGAAGCCCAGCGGCTCCTGCAGAACCTGCCGATGGCGAAAGCCGGCGTTCCGGCGCAGACCCCGCCGTACCAGGCGAATCCGCAGTACCGTCCCGGGACGGACCGTGATTCCCGACCGGTCCAGGGCGGCCCGGTCCAGGGCGGCCAGCCCGGCGTTGCGCCGCAGCGTCCGGAGGGCTGGACCGATCCTTATGGTTCCGGAGGCCAGGGCGCCGGAACCCCGTCGGCCGGCCAGCAAGCGCAGCCGACGCCGGAAACCGCACCGGCTCCGGTGGTCCGAGGCGCTGAGGGCGGCACCGCGCCGGGCAAGTTCCCGGACCTGCCGGACGGCCGCCCGCAATACGGTGTCCGGATCGATCCGGAACCGAAGCCGGCCGAGGCCGAAGCAGCAGCGGAACCGAAAAACCCGGAACCGAAAAACGCTCCGGGTGGCATGGCCCAGTAG
- a CDS encoding magnesium transporter MgtE N-terminal domain-containing protein has product MNTNANSTRIFVARLIGLDVFDPLGDRLGRLRDVVVHSRGHRAPHAVGIVVEVTGKRRVFVPMTRLTSMDQTQIISTGLVNLRRFEQRGAEQLVVGELFDRKLQLTDGSGPAIVEDIALDQQRNGDWLISKLFVRRGNSASRLRRLSRGHTLLIDWDEAEHEDAGEPQGASQFVASYEDLKPADFADALQEMSDKRRMEVASELQDERLADVLQELPEEDQVQLLSALDNERAADVLEEMDPDDAADLLADLPSAKAEELLLLMEPEEADDVRRLLQYPEDTAGGLMTPVPVILPPEATVAEALAHVRSEELSPALASAIFVCRPPLETPTGRFLGVVHVQQLLRSAPPEQLGSLVDKNLEPVSDMAAVGEVSHVMASYNLVSLPVVNDAGRLVGAVTVDDLLDHLLPDDWRAHEDGEPLKKLGGRVG; this is encoded by the coding sequence GTGAACACGAATGCGAACTCCACCCGGATCTTCGTTGCGCGGTTGATCGGCTTGGACGTCTTCGACCCGCTCGGCGATCGCCTGGGCCGGCTGCGCGACGTCGTCGTGCACTCGCGCGGGCACCGGGCGCCGCACGCCGTCGGCATCGTGGTCGAGGTCACCGGAAAGCGCCGGGTTTTCGTGCCGATGACCCGGCTCACCTCCATGGACCAGACCCAGATCATCTCCACCGGCCTGGTGAACCTGCGCAGATTCGAACAACGCGGCGCCGAGCAGCTGGTGGTCGGCGAACTCTTCGACCGCAAACTCCAGCTCACCGACGGCTCCGGTCCCGCGATCGTCGAGGACATCGCCTTGGACCAGCAACGCAACGGCGATTGGCTGATCAGCAAACTCTTCGTCCGACGCGGCAACTCCGCCTCCCGGCTGCGCCGGCTCAGCCGCGGCCACACCCTGCTCATCGACTGGGACGAAGCCGAGCACGAGGACGCCGGCGAACCGCAGGGCGCCAGCCAATTCGTGGCCAGCTACGAAGACCTCAAACCCGCCGATTTCGCGGATGCGCTGCAGGAGATGAGCGATAAGCGGCGGATGGAGGTGGCCAGCGAACTACAGGATGAACGGCTCGCCGACGTGTTGCAGGAACTCCCCGAAGAAGACCAGGTGCAGCTGCTCTCCGCGCTGGACAACGAGCGCGCCGCCGATGTCCTGGAGGAGATGGACCCGGACGACGCCGCCGACCTGCTCGCCGACCTGCCCAGTGCCAAGGCCGAAGAGCTGCTCCTGCTGATGGAACCCGAAGAGGCCGACGACGTGCGCCGGCTGCTGCAATACCCCGAGGACACCGCCGGCGGCCTGATGACCCCGGTGCCGGTGATTCTGCCGCCGGAGGCGACCGTGGCCGAGGCCTTGGCGCACGTGCGCAGCGAAGAGCTCTCCCCGGCCCTGGCCTCGGCGATCTTCGTCTGCCGCCCGCCGTTGGAAACCCCGACCGGCAGGTTCCTCGGCGTGGTGCACGTGCAACAGCTGCTGCGCAGCGCGCCGCCCGAACAACTCGGCAGCCTGGTGGACAAAAATCTGGAGCCGGTCTCGGACATGGCGGCGGTCGGCGAAGTGTCGCACGTGATGGCTTCGTACAACTTGGTTTCCCTGCCGGTGGTCAACGACGCCGGCCGCCTGGTCGGGGCGGTGACAGTCGACGACCTCCTGGACCATTTGCTGCCGGATGATTGGCGTGCCCACGAAGACGGGGAACCTTTGAAGAAACTAGGAGGCAGAGTTGGCTGA
- a CDS encoding DivIVA domain-containing protein, with protein sequence MSYFLIFLAVVVAALVALFLVGSRRRELGRKPLRSEAVQDLLDEGLSAPVPNLPPVLLPEHPGTDDVDRVRFSLGLRGYRMDQVDQVLDRLAAELAAKDAQIEELRAQLANPASDQPAGEIEEDRSGPETAEEQQ encoded by the coding sequence GTGAGCTATTTCCTGATTTTCCTCGCCGTCGTCGTGGCGGCACTGGTGGCATTGTTCCTGGTCGGCAGCCGACGGCGCGAGCTCGGCAGGAAACCGCTTCGTTCCGAAGCGGTGCAAGACCTGCTGGACGAGGGGCTATCGGCGCCGGTGCCGAATCTGCCGCCCGTGCTGCTGCCGGAACATCCCGGCACCGACGACGTCGACCGGGTGCGGTTTTCGCTCGGCCTGCGCGGGTACCGGATGGACCAAGTGGACCAGGTATTGGATCGTTTGGCGGCCGAATTGGCCGCCAAAGACGCGCAGATCGAGGAGCTCCGGGCGCAACTCGCGAATCCGGCGTCCGATCAGCCGGCCGGGGAAATCGAAGAAGACCGGAGTGGCCCGGAAACTGCAGAGGAGCAGCAATGA
- a CDS encoding PHP domain-containing protein: MRIDLHTHSNVSDGTELPADVIRSAKRAGLDVVALTDHDSTAGWSQAGTAAREIGIALVPGMEVSCRTAEGITVHLLSYLHDPEHPGLLEEIGKSRDARLTRAEKMVDRLAEDYPLNWDDVSQHVAPGATVGRPHIADALVAAGVVADRNEAFVSILTSRSKYWVSHYAPDPVLAVSLVREAGGVPVFAHPVAVERGRVVAESVYREMIDAGLAGLEIEHRDNPTEGKAFLYSLAEKHDLIVTGSSDYHGAGKPNRLGENLTSPESLARIEALATGSVVVR, encoded by the coding sequence GTGAGAATCGATTTGCACACCCACTCGAACGTCTCGGACGGCACGGAGCTGCCGGCGGATGTGATCCGTTCCGCCAAGCGGGCCGGCTTGGACGTCGTGGCGTTGACCGATCACGATTCCACCGCCGGCTGGTCGCAAGCCGGCACCGCCGCCCGGGAAATCGGCATTGCCCTGGTGCCGGGCATGGAGGTCTCCTGCCGGACCGCTGAGGGCATCACCGTGCACCTGCTGAGCTACCTGCACGACCCGGAGCATCCCGGGCTGCTCGAGGAAATCGGCAAGTCGCGGGACGCCCGGCTGACCCGGGCGGAGAAAATGGTCGACCGGCTCGCCGAGGACTATCCCTTGAACTGGGACGACGTCAGCCAGCACGTGGCCCCCGGAGCGACCGTGGGCCGTCCGCACATCGCCGACGCCCTGGTCGCCGCCGGCGTGGTCGCGGACCGCAACGAGGCATTCGTCTCGATTCTGACCTCGCGGAGCAAGTATTGGGTTTCACATTATGCGCCGGACCCGGTGCTCGCGGTATCGCTGGTCCGCGAAGCCGGCGGGGTCCCGGTGTTCGCCCACCCGGTGGCGGTGGAACGCGGACGGGTGGTCGCCGAATCGGTGTACCGGGAGATGATCGACGCCGGGCTCGCCGGGCTGGAGATCGAGCATCGGGACAACCCGACCGAGGGCAAAGCGTTCCTGTATTCCTTGGCTGAAAAACACGATTTGATCGTGACCGGTTCCTCGGATTACCACGGCGCGGGCAAACCGAACCGGTTGGGCGAGAACCTGACCAGTCCGGAAAGCCTGGCCCGGATCGAAGCTTTGGCGACCGGCAGCGTCGTCGTGCGCTAA
- the sigE gene encoding RNA polymerase sigma factor SigE — translation MDPAIEQWVAPSWEEVVRNHSAKVFRLAYRLTGNKHDAEDLTQEVFVRVFRSLANFTPGTLDGWLHRITTNLFLDQARRKSRIRFDALAEDAETRLPGRDPGPERSFEFNNLDLDVQQALDALPPDFRAAVVLCDLEGLSYDEVAAALGVKLGTVRSRIHRGRTMLRASLAHRAPRPVPEAAAPKKLPKLKLPRIAGVH, via the coding sequence GTGGATCCGGCGATTGAGCAATGGGTTGCGCCCAGCTGGGAAGAAGTGGTGCGCAACCACTCGGCCAAGGTTTTCCGATTGGCATACCGGCTGACCGGCAACAAGCACGATGCCGAGGACCTCACCCAAGAAGTTTTCGTTCGGGTTTTCCGTTCCTTGGCCAATTTCACGCCCGGGACGCTGGACGGTTGGCTGCACCGAATCACCACGAACCTGTTCTTGGACCAGGCGCGGCGCAAATCCCGGATCCGTTTCGACGCCCTCGCCGAGGATGCCGAAACCCGGCTGCCCGGCCGGGACCCGGGTCCGGAACGCAGCTTCGAATTCAACAATCTCGATCTTGACGTGCAGCAGGCGCTCGACGCACTGCCGCCGGACTTCCGCGCCGCCGTCGTGCTCTGCGATCTCGAAGGGCTTTCCTACGACGAAGTGGCCGCAGCGCTCGGCGTGAAACTCGGTACTGTCCGATCCCGGATCCACCGCGGCCGGACGATGCTGCGGGCCTCGTTGGCGCACCGCGCACCACGGCCGGTCCCGGAGGCTGCGGCGCCCAAGAAACTGCCCAAACTCAAGTTGCCCCGCATCGCCGGCGTGCACTGA
- a CDS encoding DNA-3-methyladenine glycosylase I, giving the protein MSDLAIGPDGKPRCNWPGMVGNELYLQYHDQEWGRPVHGEAKLFERLSLEAFQSGLSWLIILRKREAFRAAFAGFDPAVVAEYGEADVARLMADAGIVRNSLKIKATINNAQAILALPQGTSLESLLEQHRPAPRAPGAPVPAATAESTALAKTLKKLGFRFVGPTTAYAMMQAVGLTNDHQTGCWVADEL; this is encoded by the coding sequence ATGAGTGATCTGGCGATCGGCCCGGATGGGAAGCCGCGCTGCAACTGGCCGGGCATGGTGGGCAACGAGCTGTATTTGCAGTACCACGACCAGGAATGGGGCCGGCCGGTCCACGGCGAAGCGAAGCTGTTCGAACGGCTCAGCCTCGAAGCCTTCCAATCCGGTCTGAGCTGGTTGATCATCTTGCGCAAACGCGAGGCGTTCCGCGCCGCATTCGCGGGCTTCGACCCGGCCGTCGTGGCCGAGTACGGCGAGGCGGACGTGGCCCGGCTGATGGCCGACGCCGGGATCGTGCGCAACTCCTTGAAGATCAAGGCCACGATCAACAATGCGCAGGCGATCCTGGCGTTGCCGCAGGGGACCAGCTTGGAATCCCTGTTGGAACAGCACCGTCCCGCGCCCCGGGCACCCGGCGCGCCGGTCCCGGCGGCCACTGCGGAATCCACCGCCCTGGCCAAAACCCTGAAGAAACTCGGGTTCCGGTTCGTCGGCCCGACGACTGCCTACGCGATGATGCAGGCCGTGGGCCTGACCAATGACCACCAAACCGGTTGTTGGGTGGCCGATGAGCTCTGA
- a CDS encoding DNA-methyltransferase, with amino-acid sequence MSGDSWQHDGPNLVVEAENSGYLASLPDGAFSLIYLDPPFNTGRAQSRQSTTMVRSESGSRLGFAGQSYETVKGALHSYDDAFTDYWAFLEPRLVEAWRLLAEDGTLYLHLDYREVHYAKVMLDAIFGRESFLNEIIWAYDFGARARKRWPTKHDNILVYVKNPAKYHFDNAAVDREPYMAPGLVTAEKVALGKLPTDVWWHTIVSPTGKEKTGYPTQKPAGLLRRVVAASSRPGDWVLDFFAGSGTFGAVAAALDRRFVCVDQNPAAIEIMAKRLGDVAVVQRT; translated from the coding sequence ATGAGCGGTGATTCCTGGCAACACGACGGCCCGAACCTGGTCGTCGAAGCCGAGAATTCAGGCTACCTGGCAAGCTTGCCCGATGGTGCTTTTTCCCTCATTTACCTGGACCCGCCGTTCAACACCGGGCGGGCGCAAAGCCGCCAGTCCACCACCATGGTGCGCAGCGAAAGCGGGTCCAGGCTGGGTTTCGCCGGGCAGAGTTACGAGACGGTCAAAGGCGCGCTGCACAGCTACGACGATGCCTTCACAGACTATTGGGCGTTTCTGGAACCGCGGCTCGTCGAGGCGTGGCGGCTGCTGGCCGAAGACGGCACCCTGTATCTGCACCTCGATTATCGCGAGGTGCATTACGCCAAGGTGATGCTGGATGCGATCTTCGGGCGGGAGAGCTTCCTGAACGAGATCATCTGGGCGTACGATTTCGGTGCCCGGGCCCGTAAGCGCTGGCCGACCAAACACGACAACATTCTGGTCTACGTCAAGAATCCGGCCAAGTACCATTTCGACAATGCCGCTGTGGACCGGGAACCCTATATGGCGCCGGGGTTGGTCACGGCGGAAAAGGTGGCGCTGGGCAAGTTGCCGACCGACGTCTGGTGGCACACCATCGTCTCGCCGACCGGCAAGGAAAAGACCGGCTACCCGACCCAAAAGCCGGCCGGACTCTTGCGGCGGGTGGTGGCTGCCTCGTCCCGTCCCGGCGACTGGGTACTCGATTTCTTCGCCGGTTCGGGCACTTTCGGCGCGGTGGCAGCCGCTTTGGACCGCAGGTTCGTCTGCGTGGACCAGAACCCGGCAGCGATCGAAATCATGGCCAAGCGACTCGGCGATGTGGCGGTAGTGCAGCGGACCTGA
- a CDS encoding DUF1003 domain-containing protein, which yields MAEKFADKRQSNGLDTPLELRSRLFPRFSPDPDSFGKLTEGFARFMGTPQFLLYMTLFCATWLAWNTLAPEEWQFDPRALNFTLLTLILSLQASYAAPLLLLAQNRQDDRDRVAIEQDRQTAARNLADTEFLTRELASLRIALREVATRDFVRSELKSLLEDLIVANDDDVEAPRSRSRDSKGSPKTQAIPKVKAPKHKPQPVDPSAEAPVPGPGS from the coding sequence TTGGCTGAGAAGTTCGCCGACAAACGGCAGAGTAACGGGCTGGACACGCCGCTCGAATTGCGTTCGAGGCTGTTTCCCCGGTTTTCCCCGGACCCGGATTCATTCGGGAAACTGACCGAGGGCTTTGCCCGGTTCATGGGAACTCCGCAGTTCCTGCTCTACATGACGCTGTTCTGCGCCACCTGGCTCGCCTGGAACACGTTGGCTCCGGAAGAGTGGCAATTCGATCCTCGGGCGCTCAACTTCACGCTGCTCACCCTGATCCTCTCGCTCCAGGCTTCCTATGCCGCCCCGCTGCTGCTGCTGGCCCAGAACCGGCAGGACGACCGGGACCGGGTCGCCATCGAACAGGACCGGCAAACCGCCGCGCGCAATCTGGCCGATACCGAGTTCCTCACCCGGGAGCTGGCATCCTTGCGGATTGCGCTCCGTGAAGTGGCGACCCGCGACTTCGTCCGCTCCGAACTGAAGTCCCTGCTCGAAGACCTGATCGTGGCCAATGACGACGACGTCGAGGCGCCCCGCTCCCGGTCCCGGGATTCGAAGGGCTCGCCCAAAACCCAGGCGATTCCGAAAGTCAAAGCGCCGAAGCACAAACCGCAACCGGTCGATCCGTCCGCCGAGGCACCTGTTCCGGGACCCGGTTCATGA
- a CDS encoding Mrp/NBP35 family ATP-binding protein — protein MTTADPVPSSAELRQALATVIDPELRRPITELGMLESVTSDPQGRVTVRVLLTIAGCPLRETITADASNVLLGLPGVTGVQVELGVMSVAQRTALKDLLRPERDKNSIPFNRPDSLTRIYAVASGKGGVGKSSVTVNLACALAARGLKVGIIDADIYGFSIPGLMGLGRAGTVQQPTRVDEMILPPVAHGVKVISIGMFVAGNQPVAWRGPMLHRALEQFLTDVYFGDLDALFLDLPPGTGDIAISAAQLLPGAEILVVTTPQAAAAEVAERAGAIALQTQQKVVGVVENMSWLSQPDGSKLELFGSGGGARLAGRLSQTLGREVPLLGQVPLDVGLRAGGDSGEPIVLADSGAPAAAALQEIAAGLADRPRGLSGMNLGISPH, from the coding sequence ATGACCACCGCGGACCCGGTGCCGAGCTCTGCGGAGTTGCGCCAGGCGCTCGCTACAGTGATCGACCCGGAGCTGCGCCGGCCGATCACCGAGCTGGGCATGCTCGAATCGGTGACCTCCGATCCCCAGGGCCGGGTCACAGTGCGGGTCCTCTTGACCATCGCCGGCTGCCCGCTGCGCGAAACCATCACTGCGGATGCCAGCAATGTCCTGCTGGGCCTGCCCGGCGTCACCGGAGTCCAGGTCGAACTCGGGGTGATGAGCGTGGCACAGCGCACTGCGTTGAAGGATCTGCTCCGCCCGGAACGGGACAAGAACAGCATCCCGTTCAACCGGCCCGATTCGTTGACCCGGATCTATGCCGTGGCGAGCGGCAAAGGCGGCGTCGGGAAGTCGAGTGTGACGGTCAATCTGGCCTGCGCCTTGGCCGCCCGAGGCCTCAAGGTCGGCATCATCGATGCCGATATCTACGGCTTCTCGATTCCGGGATTGATGGGGCTGGGCCGCGCTGGAACCGTGCAGCAACCCACGCGCGTCGATGAAATGATCCTGCCGCCGGTCGCCCATGGCGTGAAGGTGATCTCGATCGGCATGTTCGTAGCGGGCAACCAGCCGGTGGCCTGGCGCGGACCGATGCTGCACCGGGCTCTGGAACAGTTCCTCACCGATGTCTACTTCGGCGATCTGGATGCCTTGTTCCTGGACCTCCCGCCGGGCACCGGGGACATTGCGATCTCCGCGGCGCAGTTGCTGCCCGGTGCCGAGATCCTGGTGGTCACCACCCCGCAAGCCGCGGCCGCGGAAGTCGCGGAGCGGGCCGGCGCGATCGCTTTGCAGACCCAGCAGAAAGTGGTCGGAGTCGTGGAGAACATGTCCTGGCTGAGCCAACCGGATGGCAGCAAGCTGGAACTGTTCGGCTCTGGGGGCGGCGCCCGGCTGGCCGGTCGGCTGAGCCAGACTCTGGGCAGGGAAGTCCCTTTGCTGGGCCAGGTCCCACTCGACGTCGGACTCCGTGCGGGCGGCGATTCCGGCGAGCCGATCGTGCTTGCCGACTCCGGAGCTCCGGCTGCGGCGGCCCTGCAGGAGATCGCTGCAGGATTGGCCGATCGTCCGCGCGGCCTGTCCGGGATGAATCTGGGCATCTCGCCGCACTGA
- a CDS encoding aminopeptidase P family protein, with translation MTETIEPQENPENQPIEERVNNRSLRPDSAAFRSFMSANWAPSGQDLPSQAAVAEFAAQRRKALSEQFPGERLVLPAGPHKVRSNDTDYIFRPHSAFAHLTGLGVDHEPDAVLILEPVEAGSGDDGGNHRATLYFRPLAGRDTKEFYADARSGEFWIGKRPTLAELQAELALETADLAGLEVALTKNIGEANVGGVQVRLIRDVDQSVDALIDTARINTAANPELVDLSQADEQDAKLAEAASELRLVKDPWEIEQMKIAVAATVEGFTEVVKALPRAISHRRGERVVEGAFAARAREEGNGLGYETIAASGDHATTLHWISNNGTVNSGELLLLDAGVEADSLYTADVTRTLPVNGSFSETQRKVYQAVLDAADAAFAVAKPGTKFRDLHGAAMQVLADRLVEWGLLPVSAEAALAPEGQQHRRWMPHGTSHHLGMDVHDCAQARADLYLDGVLEPGMVFTIEPGLYFKADDLAVPEEYRGIGVRIEDDVLVTEDGNVNLSAALPREAADVESWMAGIYEAN, from the coding sequence GTGACTGAGACCATCGAACCCCAAGAAAACCCCGAGAACCAGCCCATCGAGGAGCGGGTGAACAACCGCTCGCTGCGTCCGGACTCAGCTGCCTTCCGCAGCTTCATGAGCGCGAACTGGGCGCCTTCCGGCCAAGACCTGCCCAGTCAGGCAGCGGTGGCCGAGTTCGCCGCCCAACGGCGCAAGGCGCTCAGCGAGCAGTTCCCGGGTGAACGCCTGGTGCTGCCGGCCGGTCCGCACAAGGTGCGTTCCAACGACACCGACTACATTTTCCGCCCGCATTCGGCCTTCGCCCACCTGACCGGCCTCGGTGTGGACCACGAGCCCGATGCGGTGCTGATCCTGGAACCAGTCGAAGCCGGCTCCGGCGACGACGGCGGGAACCACCGGGCCACGTTGTACTTCCGCCCCCTGGCCGGTCGGGACACCAAAGAGTTCTATGCCGATGCCCGTTCCGGCGAATTCTGGATCGGGAAACGGCCGACGCTCGCCGAACTCCAGGCCGAACTGGCCCTGGAAACCGCCGATCTCGCCGGACTCGAAGTCGCGCTCACCAAAAACATCGGCGAAGCCAACGTCGGCGGCGTCCAAGTCCGATTGATCCGCGACGTCGACCAGAGCGTCGACGCGCTGATCGACACCGCGCGGATCAACACCGCAGCCAACCCGGAGCTGGTCGATCTGAGCCAGGCAGATGAGCAGGACGCCAAGCTCGCCGAAGCCGCTTCGGAATTGCGCCTGGTCAAAGACCCGTGGGAAATCGAGCAGATGAAGATCGCGGTCGCCGCGACCGTCGAGGGGTTCACCGAAGTGGTCAAAGCGCTGCCCCGCGCGATCAGCCACCGCCGCGGCGAACGGGTCGTGGAAGGCGCTTTCGCCGCCCGGGCCCGGGAAGAAGGCAACGGCTTGGGCTACGAGACCATCGCGGCTTCTGGCGACCACGCCACCACCTTGCACTGGATCAGCAACAACGGCACGGTCAATTCCGGCGAATTGCTGCTCCTGGATGCCGGCGTCGAAGCCGATTCGCTCTACACCGCCGATGTGACCCGCACGCTGCCGGTCAACGGCAGCTTCAGCGAAACCCAGCGCAAGGTGTACCAGGCGGTCCTGGACGCCGCGGATGCGGCCTTCGCGGTCGCCAAGCCCGGAACCAAGTTCCGGGACCTCCACGGCGCCGCCATGCAGGTGCTCGCCGATCGCCTGGTCGAATGGGGGCTGCTCCCGGTTTCCGCCGAGGCAGCGTTGGCCCCGGAAGGCCAGCAGCACCGCCGTTGGATGCCGCACGGCACCAGCCACCATCTGGGCATGGACGTGCACGATTGCGCTCAGGCGCGGGCCGATTTGTACCTCGACGGGGTCCTGGAGCCGGGCATGGTCTTCACCATTGAACCCGGCCTCTACTTCAAGGCCGATGACTTGGCCGTGCCGGAGGAGTACCGCGGAATCGGCGTCCGGATCGAAGACGACGTCCTGGTCACGGAAGACGGCAACGTGAATCTTTCCGCTGCACTTCCCCGCGAGGCCGCCGACGTCGAATCCTGGATGGCTGGCATCTACGAAGCCAACTGA
- a CDS encoding DUF3117 domain-containing protein, whose amino-acid sequence MAAMKPRTGDGPMEVTKEGRSLIMRVPLEGGGRLVVELNAEEAGRLKECLVGVTG is encoded by the coding sequence ATGGCGGCTATGAAGCCCAGAACCGGTGACGGTCCAATGGAGGTCACGAAGGAAGGGCGCAGCCTGATCATGCGGGTTCCGCTCGAAGGCGGCGGACGGCTGGTTGTCGAACTCAATGCGGAAGAGGCCGGCCGGCTCAAGGAATGCCTGGTCGGCGTCACCGGCTAG